The following coding sequences are from one Burkholderia stabilis window:
- a CDS encoding PilZ domain-containing protein, with product MRLPTDYVALTRDDLSAGVPLGFDLYDADGAALLPAGATLRDAAQHAFLFDHFRPVRLRDDADPHGHGAAAPVTRMGLSAGAAIGIRRRVGTTRVLQRCRLIGVAASGALFVEPQPAAVLEFARGDDVEAVAIGRAAVSRFGATVESVQASGAAPFMILSPPGFVDRLRTRAEPRVPVRIAACCTGGAGDAQGIGMVRDISLSGLSIAVDRTIAATGEPLRVQLPYAAGDRIEVLVLDGTVRAAHADPHTPALTLHHAAFGETGADDLIRLKALLFDRLMASADTDHLR from the coding sequence ATGCGGCTTCCCACCGACTACGTCGCGCTGACGCGCGACGATCTCTCTGCCGGCGTCCCGCTCGGCTTCGACCTCTACGATGCCGACGGCGCCGCGCTGCTGCCGGCCGGCGCGACGCTGCGCGATGCCGCGCAACATGCTTTCCTGTTCGACCATTTCCGGCCCGTGCGCCTGCGCGACGATGCCGATCCGCATGGGCACGGCGCAGCGGCGCCCGTCACGCGGATGGGATTGTCGGCCGGGGCCGCGATCGGAATCCGCCGCCGGGTCGGCACGACACGCGTGCTGCAGCGCTGCCGGCTGATCGGCGTCGCCGCGTCGGGCGCGCTGTTCGTCGAGCCTCAGCCGGCGGCCGTGCTCGAGTTCGCGCGCGGCGACGACGTCGAAGCGGTGGCGATCGGCCGTGCCGCCGTGTCGCGTTTCGGCGCGACGGTCGAGTCGGTGCAGGCGTCGGGCGCCGCGCCGTTCATGATTCTTTCGCCGCCCGGCTTCGTCGACCGGCTGCGCACGCGCGCGGAGCCGCGCGTGCCGGTGCGGATCGCGGCTTGCTGCACGGGCGGAGCGGGCGACGCGCAAGGCATCGGGATGGTGCGCGACATCAGCCTGAGCGGACTGTCGATCGCGGTCGACCGGACGATCGCCGCCACCGGCGAGCCGTTGCGCGTGCAACTGCCGTATGCGGCGGGCGACCGCATCGAAGTTCTCGTGCTCGACGGCACGGTGCGGGCCGCGCATGCGGACCCGCACACGCCGGCGCTGACGCTGCATCACGCGGCGTTCGGCGAAACCGGCGCCGACGACCTGATCCGCCTCAAGGCCTTGCTGTTCGACCGGCTGATGGCGTCGGCGGATACCGATCACCTGCGCTGA
- a CDS encoding DUF4148 domain-containing protein — MKSLIKAVALAALVAAPVVSFAQSNQQPLTRAQVRAELVQLEKAGYNPNDWMNYPENIQAAQAKIAAAQNTGAQADTTGYGTNAAATSQSGQRVVVPAATDRSSVFFGH; from the coding sequence ATGAAATCGCTGATCAAGGCAGTTGCACTGGCCGCCCTGGTGGCCGCACCGGTCGTCTCGTTCGCCCAATCGAACCAGCAACCGCTGACGCGCGCGCAAGTACGCGCCGAACTGGTCCAGCTCGAAAAGGCCGGCTACAACCCGAACGACTGGATGAACTACCCGGAAAACATCCAGGCTGCACAGGCCAAGATCGCCGCCGCGCAGAACACCGGCGCGCAAGCCGACACGACGGGCTACGGCACGAACGCCGCTGCGACGTCGCAGTCGGGCCAGCGCGTGGTCGTGCCGGCCGCCACCGATCGTTCGTCGGTGTTCTTCGGCCACTGA
- a CDS encoding DMT family transporter: protein MRPPASVFAPHVRPAVRVVALTSVAMLAFASNSLLCRLALQAGRIDAASFGSLRLVSGALMLAIVARAGARRPAPPADWPAATMLFAYVACFSFAYLTVSAATGALILFGAVQLTMFVAGWRAGERFAPTGWAGFGVALGGLLYLMSPGLAAPTPQGAALMTVAGVAWGIYSIRGRKPADPVAATAGNFLRAAPLALVLSVALAARMHVTPTGIVLAVVSGALTSGLGYVVWYAALRHLTAMRAAAIQLSVPPIAAGGAVLFLSEQPTWRLALASIAILGGVAAVLATRARRAGTAP from the coding sequence ATGCGTCCGCCCGCCTCCGTATTCGCGCCGCACGTGCGGCCAGCCGTGCGGGTCGTCGCGCTGACGTCCGTCGCGATGCTCGCGTTCGCGTCGAATTCGCTGCTGTGCCGGCTCGCGCTGCAGGCCGGGCGGATCGATGCGGCCAGCTTCGGCAGCCTGCGCCTCGTGTCGGGCGCGCTGATGCTCGCGATCGTTGCGCGCGCGGGTGCGCGACGGCCGGCCCCGCCCGCGGACTGGCCCGCGGCGACGATGCTGTTCGCCTATGTCGCATGCTTCTCGTTCGCGTACCTGACCGTCAGCGCCGCAACCGGCGCGCTGATCCTGTTCGGCGCGGTGCAATTGACGATGTTCGTGGCGGGATGGCGCGCCGGTGAACGGTTCGCCCCGACAGGCTGGGCCGGGTTCGGCGTCGCGCTCGGCGGGCTGCTGTATCTGATGTCGCCGGGGCTCGCGGCCCCCACGCCGCAAGGCGCCGCGCTGATGACCGTGGCCGGCGTCGCCTGGGGCATCTATTCGATACGCGGCCGCAAGCCGGCCGATCCGGTCGCCGCGACCGCCGGCAACTTCCTGCGCGCCGCACCGCTGGCGCTGGTGCTGAGCGTCGCGCTGGCCGCGCGCATGCACGTGACGCCAACCGGCATCGTGCTTGCCGTGGTGTCGGGCGCGCTCACGTCGGGCCTCGGCTACGTCGTCTGGTATGCCGCCCTGCGGCATCTCACGGCGATGCGCGCCGCGGCCATCCAGTTGTCCGTGCCGCCGATCGCCGCGGGCGGTGCCGTGCTGTTCCTGTCGGAACAGCCGACCTGGCGGCTCGCGCTCGCATCGATCGCCATCCTCGGCGGCGTCGCGGCCGTGCTCGCGACCCGCGCCCGCCGCGCGGGCACTGCGCCGTGA
- a CDS encoding DUF2182 domain-containing protein, with translation MAASLHRRLFPLVLASLVVFAWVTLWAWTRSPYGRYLEHGDDAASAPFSVLCRALPGGTLWLPAVFDAAAWTLMILAMMLPTTLSLFDAFARVVAGRPDQTRLLALVGVGYVVVWSGFGLVAHGLHALVLTGVAHLPALAWRGWLIGAAVFALAGAFQFSRLKEHCLDRCRTPFSFVISHWRGRAPLRHAFALGASHGLFCVGCCWALMLLMFVVGAGSLGWMLSLAALMAIEKNAVWGRQITAPLGVALFGVAVLIVANHA, from the coding sequence ATGGCAGCGTCGCTGCACCGGCGCCTGTTTCCGCTCGTGCTCGCGAGCCTCGTCGTGTTCGCGTGGGTCACGTTGTGGGCGTGGACGCGCAGTCCGTACGGGCGTTATCTCGAGCACGGCGACGACGCCGCCTCCGCACCGTTCAGCGTGCTGTGCCGCGCGCTGCCGGGCGGCACGCTATGGCTGCCGGCCGTGTTCGACGCGGCTGCCTGGACGCTGATGATCCTTGCGATGATGCTGCCGACGACGCTGTCGCTGTTCGACGCGTTCGCGCGCGTCGTCGCGGGCCGCCCCGACCAGACGCGCCTGCTCGCGCTCGTCGGCGTCGGCTACGTGGTCGTGTGGAGCGGATTCGGCCTCGTTGCGCACGGCCTGCATGCGCTGGTGCTGACGGGCGTCGCGCACCTGCCGGCACTCGCGTGGCGCGGCTGGCTGATCGGCGCGGCCGTGTTCGCGCTCGCCGGCGCCTTTCAGTTCAGCAGGCTGAAGGAACACTGCCTGGACCGTTGCCGCACCCCTTTCAGCTTCGTGATCAGCCACTGGCGCGGTCGCGCGCCGCTGCGGCACGCGTTTGCGCTGGGCGCGAGCCACGGGCTCTTCTGCGTCGGGTGCTGCTGGGCGCTGATGCTGTTGATGTTCGTCGTCGGCGCCGGCAGTCTCGGCTGGATGCTGTCGCTCGCCGCGCTGATGGCCATCGAAAAGAATGCGGTGTGGGGACGGCAGATCACGGCGCCGCTCGGCGTTGCACTGTTCGGCGTGGCCGTGCTGATCGTCGCGAACCACGCGTGA
- a CDS encoding DUF1326 domain-containing protein, giving the protein MSYHLEGRLLEVCNCRVLCPCWIGEDPDFGVCDTIVAWHVDKGTVDGVDVGGNTIAAVCRVPGNILQGNWTAAIYVSDTASEAQEQALLKVYTGQAGGPIAELAKLIGKVVSVERAPIRFDVEGARGTLSIGTDYHAELEPYLGPSGAQTTLTDTVFSTVPGAPVFVGKAPVYRSKNAAIGIDVDLKNHNALQSTFLFDA; this is encoded by the coding sequence ATGAGCTATCACCTGGAAGGCCGTCTGCTCGAGGTCTGCAACTGCCGCGTACTCTGCCCGTGCTGGATCGGCGAAGATCCGGATTTCGGCGTGTGCGACACCATCGTCGCATGGCACGTCGACAAGGGCACGGTCGACGGCGTCGACGTCGGCGGCAACACGATCGCCGCCGTGTGCCGCGTGCCGGGCAATATCCTGCAAGGCAACTGGACCGCTGCGATCTACGTCAGCGACACGGCGTCCGAAGCGCAGGAGCAGGCGTTGCTCAAGGTCTACACGGGACAGGCCGGCGGCCCGATCGCCGAACTCGCGAAGCTGATCGGCAAGGTCGTGTCGGTCGAGCGCGCACCGATCAGGTTCGACGTCGAAGGCGCGCGCGGCACGCTGTCGATCGGCACCGACTATCACGCGGAACTCGAGCCGTACCTCGGGCCGAGCGGCGCGCAGACGACGCTGACCGACACCGTGTTCTCGACCGTGCCCGGCGCACCCGTGTTCGTCGGCAAGGCGCCCGTCTATCGATCGAAGAACGCGGCGATCGGCATCGACGTCGATCTGAAGAATCACAACGCGTTGCAGAGCACGTTCCTGTTCGACGCGTGA
- a CDS encoding lysozyme inhibitor LprI family protein: MRVLTGLLCTLALAANVAHAQANCADATDQATMTACADRAYRKSDGELNRTYQAITARLRDARPLAEKLVNAQRAWIAYRDAECSFSGANAEGGSAYPMVMSTCLDDLTKARTETLKGYLSCEEGDLACPVPAK; the protein is encoded by the coding sequence ATGCGTGTCTTGACCGGTCTGCTTTGCACGCTGGCGCTGGCCGCGAACGTCGCCCATGCGCAGGCGAACTGCGCGGACGCGACGGATCAGGCGACGATGACGGCATGTGCCGATCGCGCGTACAGGAAATCCGACGGGGAACTGAACCGCACCTACCAGGCCATCACCGCGCGCCTGCGCGATGCACGGCCGCTGGCGGAGAAACTCGTGAATGCGCAGCGCGCGTGGATTGCGTACCGCGACGCCGAATGCAGTTTCTCCGGCGCGAACGCCGAGGGCGGCAGCGCGTATCCGATGGTCATGTCGACCTGCCTCGACGATCTGACGAAAGCGCGCACCGAAACGCTGAAGGGTTATCTGTCGTGCGAGGAAGGCGACCTCGCATGCCCGGTGCCCGCGAAGTAA
- a CDS encoding response regulator transcription factor — protein MIKVLIADDHTLVRDGLRHILQNASGFEVAGEACDGPSTIALVRSTPAQVLVLDLSMPGRNGVELIKQIKDEKPALRVLVLTMHAEQQYAVRAFRAGASGYLTKESASAELVGAVTKVASGGVYVSLAMAEQFAQSLNEPAETLPHQRLSDREFDVFRRIAAGQTLTEIAQALCVSAKTVSTYKTRILEKMQMPHEAALVRYAMRHKLLDETDDV, from the coding sequence ATGATCAAGGTGCTCATCGCCGACGACCATACGCTCGTGCGCGACGGTCTGCGGCACATCCTCCAGAATGCCAGCGGATTCGAAGTCGCCGGCGAAGCCTGCGACGGCCCGTCGACGATCGCGCTGGTGCGCTCGACGCCCGCGCAGGTGCTCGTGCTCGACCTGTCGATGCCGGGCCGCAACGGCGTCGAGCTGATCAAGCAGATCAAGGACGAGAAACCCGCGCTGCGCGTGCTCGTGCTGACGATGCACGCGGAGCAGCAATACGCGGTGCGCGCATTCCGCGCGGGCGCGTCGGGTTATCTGACGAAGGAAAGCGCGAGCGCCGAGCTGGTCGGCGCGGTCACGAAGGTGGCGTCGGGCGGCGTGTACGTGAGCCTCGCGATGGCCGAGCAGTTCGCGCAGAGCCTGAACGAGCCGGCCGAGACGCTGCCGCACCAACGTCTGTCCGACCGCGAATTCGACGTGTTCCGACGAATCGCCGCCGGACAGACGCTCACCGAGATCGCGCAGGCGCTGTGCGTGAGCGCGAAGACGGTCAGCACTTACAAAACACGGATTCTGGAAAAGATGCAGATGCCGCACGAGGCGGCACTGGTGCGTTACGCGATGCGCCACAAACTGCTCGACGAAACGGACGACGTGTAA
- a CDS encoding PAS domain S-box protein, with protein MTVSGTPTRDARGPTRLQTMLRQPLAAGVVALCAGAVLSLGVALLVREQWQNAVRTRFERRTTHVTAMLRHELQAGVAVLEGARGAFSLVPDMTPEQWRRYAETLDLDSGRSPVRQIGYVPLPPATRNALADAKPMPADALATAALSAPASSSPVVRFGASDAAPLARALQTGDIALGVHPADDDTSRDARTLTLFLPVTTSPNAAATPSGTRAAGADGMLFAALSPRRLVERALDAERGIDLWMTTSRDPRAIVSVETTTDEASTSPDLLRRTDELNFGGTVLTLAYSADGRPSATGAQRAAGTVLAAGLIASIAFAALVHALQRRRGAAVDPGASSRGILNEARMMGIIRSSMEAIITIDEKQTVVIFNPMAEQVFGVSAMEAIGAPLSRFIPERFRAAHAKHVDQFGVTGVSERQMGRQRVLFGLRANGEEFPIEASISQIRDASGKLYTVMLRDITERLRAENALKQSREELRELSANLQNVREEEKTRIARELHDDLGQQLTALKMDLSVVEQQLRVPDRAQSDEGILSHLQGMRRLIDTTVASVRRIAADLRPVMLDDLGLVPAIEWLANDFTNRYGIDVERHIETGGLTFTSAGATTLFRIVQEALTNVARHADATRVALRLDIEEGFCVLRVADNGRGAAPGGPAHEDKSFGLIGIRERAHMLGGTVTIDTALARGFSITVSFPLSTVQQDILIS; from the coding sequence ATGACCGTCAGTGGAACCCCGACGCGTGACGCCCGAGGGCCCACGCGCCTCCAGACCATGTTACGCCAGCCGCTCGCGGCCGGCGTCGTCGCGCTGTGCGCCGGCGCCGTGCTGTCGCTCGGCGTCGCGCTGCTGGTGCGCGAGCAGTGGCAGAACGCCGTCCGCACGCGCTTCGAACGCCGCACGACGCACGTGACGGCGATGCTGCGGCACGAGTTGCAAGCCGGCGTCGCCGTGCTCGAAGGCGCGCGCGGCGCGTTCAGCCTCGTGCCGGACATGACGCCCGAGCAATGGCGCCGGTACGCGGAGACCCTCGATCTCGACAGCGGCCGCTCGCCCGTCCGGCAGATCGGCTACGTGCCGCTGCCGCCCGCGACGCGCAACGCGCTCGCCGACGCGAAACCGATGCCGGCCGACGCCCTCGCGACCGCGGCGCTCAGCGCGCCCGCTTCGAGTTCGCCCGTCGTGCGCTTCGGCGCGTCCGACGCGGCCCCGCTGGCGCGCGCGCTGCAGACCGGCGACATCGCGCTCGGCGTCCATCCGGCCGATGACGACACGTCCCGCGACGCGCGCACCCTCACGCTGTTCCTGCCCGTCACCACGTCGCCGAATGCGGCCGCCACGCCGTCCGGCACGCGCGCAGCCGGCGCCGACGGGATGCTGTTCGCGGCGTTGAGCCCGCGGCGGCTGGTCGAGCGTGCGCTCGACGCGGAACGCGGGATCGACCTGTGGATGACCACGAGCCGCGATCCGCGTGCGATCGTCAGCGTCGAGACGACGACCGACGAGGCATCGACGTCGCCCGACCTGTTGCGGCGCACCGACGAACTGAATTTCGGCGGCACCGTGCTGACGCTCGCCTATTCCGCGGACGGCCGCCCGAGCGCGACCGGTGCGCAGCGCGCGGCCGGCACCGTGCTCGCCGCGGGGCTGATCGCGTCGATCGCGTTCGCGGCGCTCGTCCACGCATTGCAGCGCCGCCGGGGCGCTGCCGTCGATCCCGGCGCGAGCAGCCGCGGCATCCTCAACGAGGCACGGATGATGGGCATCATCCGTTCGTCGATGGAAGCGATCATCACGATCGACGAAAAGCAGACGGTCGTGATCTTCAATCCGATGGCCGAGCAGGTGTTCGGCGTGTCCGCGATGGAGGCGATCGGCGCGCCGCTGTCGCGCTTCATCCCCGAGCGGTTCCGCGCCGCGCACGCAAAGCATGTCGACCAGTTCGGCGTGACGGGCGTGTCGGAGCGGCAGATGGGCCGACAGCGCGTGCTGTTCGGGCTGCGTGCCAACGGCGAGGAATTCCCGATCGAGGCGTCGATCTCGCAGATCCGCGACGCGTCCGGCAAGCTTTATACGGTGATGCTGCGCGACATCACCGAGCGGCTGCGCGCCGAGAACGCGCTGAAGCAATCGCGCGAGGAATTGCGCGAACTGTCGGCGAACCTGCAGAACGTGCGCGAGGAAGAAAAGACGCGCATCGCACGCGAGCTGCACGACGATCTCGGCCAGCAGCTCACCGCGCTGAAGATGGACCTGTCGGTCGTCGAGCAGCAGCTGCGCGTGCCCGATCGCGCGCAGTCCGACGAAGGCATCCTGTCGCACCTGCAGGGCATGCGCCGGCTGATCGATACGACGGTCGCATCGGTGCGGCGCATCGCGGCCGACCTGCGGCCGGTGATGCTCGACGATCTCGGCCTCGTGCCCGCGATCGAATGGCTCGCGAACGATTTCACGAACCGCTACGGGATCGATGTCGAACGTCACATCGAAACCGGCGGCCTCACCTTCACCAGCGCGGGCGCAACCACGCTGTTCCGCATCGTCCAGGAAGCGCTGACGAACGTCGCGCGCCACGCGGATGCGACGCGCGTCGCGTTGCGGCTCGACATCGAGGAAGGCTTCTGCGTGCTGCGCGTCGCGGACAACGGCCGCGGCGCGGCGCCTGGCGGTCCGGCCCACGAGGACAAATCGTTCGGCCTGATCGGCATTCGCGAACGCGCGCACATGCTGGGCGGCACCGTGACGATCGACACCGCCCTCGCGCGCGGTTTCTCGATTACCGTGTCGTTTCCGCTCAGTACCGTTCAACAGGACATTCTCATCTCATGA